Genomic segment of Candidatus Krumholzibacteriia bacterium:
GGCCAGTCGCTTCGCCGCCCTCCCGGTGGGGGCGCACAGTACGCCTCGCAGGCGCAGGCGCTCGACCAGGTCGAGGAGGACGCGGACCAGCGTCGTCTTGCCCGTCCCGGGGCCGCCGGTGATGACGAGGAGGCGCGAGATGAGCGCGGCCAGCACCGCCTGCCGCTGGCTCTTCGACAGCGAGAGCCCGGCCTTGGCTTCCAGCTCCGCCATCAGGTCTGCGGCAGCCGCGGGGGCCGGCGGTGCCTGGAGCAACAGCGCCTGCAACGCCCGAGCGCAACGCCGCTCGAGGTCATGCAGGCGCGGCGTGTACACCGCCACCTCGTTCCCTTCACTCTCGAGCACCAGCGCCCCGCGCCCGGCGAGAGCGTCGACCGCCGGCTCCACCAGGCTGGCCGGCACCGGTGTCTCTCCGGCGGCTGCCGACGCCTCAGCAAGCAGCTGCGTGGTCCGCATCACCAGCGCCGGCCGCGGCAGGAAGCAATGCCCTTCGTCCGTGGCCCGGTCGAGCACGTGCAGCACCCCGGCCTCCAAGCGGGGCTCCGCATCAAGCGGCAAGCCGAGAGCGCGGGCGACGTGATCGGCGCTGCGGAAGCCGATGCCCGTCACCTCCTGGGCCAGGCGATAGGGATCCTGGCGCAGGACTTCCACGGCGCCCGCGCCGTAGGCGCGGAAGAGTCGGAGCGCGTAGTGGGAACCGAGGTCGTGGGCCTGCAGGAAGAGAGCGATCTCTTGTAGGTGACGCTGCTCCTGCCAAGCGGCACGAATGGCGGCGGCGCGCATCTTGCCCAGGCCGCGCACTTCGCTCAAGCGCTCCGGCTCGCGCTCCAGCACTTCCAGAGTCGAAGTGTCGAAATGCTGCACCAGGCGTCGCGCCAGCACGGGGCCTACGCCGCGCACGAGACCCGAGGCCAGGTACTTTTCGATCGCGGCGGCCGAGGTGGGCGGCAAGCTCGTGAAAGTGCGGACGCGGAACTGGCGGCCGTAGCGCCGGTCGTTTTCCCAGGCGCCCTCGAGGCGCACGCTCTCCCCCGGCCGCAACCCCGGCAGGGTGCCGACGAGGGTGACCGCGGCGCCGCCGGCTTGGGGCTGCAGGCTCGCCACCGTCCAGCCGCTGCCGGGATCGGCGTAGACGACGCGCTCGATCACGCCTTCCAGGAGCGTGGCAGAAGCGCCGGGAGCGAAGAGATCGGTGCGCACCTTGGCTCCGCGGGAGGGCGGGGGAGCGGCGCGCTCAGCTGATGCGCCAGTACTCGAGCACGCGCTCCAGGGTGAGGGAGGCCTCGGCTTCGCCACGACAACTGTACCAGCAGCGTGTGCACGGTGTGGGTTCCATGCCGCGGTACTCCTTGTAGTCGACGAAGGGCGCGAAGTCGGCGCATTGCCGCACCTGGCCGTCGGGGGTGAGCTGGACGAAGCCATTGCCCGCCTTGCAACCGGCGATGCCCGCGCCGTTGGTGAAGTAGGGCACGATGCGCTCGAGGTAGAAGCGCGAGTTGCTGATGTTGCCGTAGCGCTTCTTGTGGGCGATGAGATCGACCACCAGCTTCTCCAGGGTGGCCCTCTGCTCCGGGGAGAACCAGTGCTCCCGGTTGCCGTTCTTGAAATCCGTGTAGCAGCTCAAGGAGACGTCGGCGTTCCAAGCTTGCATCTGCCGGGCGATGGGCAGGATCTGATCCAGGTTCTCCCGCATGATCACGGTGTTGGCGGCCATCCGGTGGCCCCGCGCCGCCATCTTGGGAATGATGTCCATGATGTGGGTCAACAGGCCGGGCAGCTTGCGCTCTTCGTCCTGGCGCTCGTCCAGGTAGTTGAGGGAGATGTTGAGCTGGTCCAGGCCGGCGGCGAAGAGCTCCAACGCCTTCGCTTCCGTGAGCAGCGAGCCGTTGGTGATCACATAGATGTAGATGAACCCGTGGGTGGCCTTGACGTCGCGGATGATCTGGGGCAGCCGTTTCTCCAGCAGCGGCTCGCCGCCGGTGATCGCCAGCACGATGGGGTTGAGCCGGCGGGCCATGTCGGTGACGTCACCGAGCTTGGGGCTGTAGCGCGTTTTCCAGTCGTCACAGAAGTCGCAGCCGGCATTGCAGTGCTTGGTCATCTCGATGCTGGCGAGCATCGGCCGGCCGTGGACGCGGTTGTAGATGTATTTGCGCGTCGCCTCGACCTTCTCGTACACCGTCAGCTTGCGCATGGCCTACCTCCCTGTCGCGCCAGGGCGGGAGCTTAACAGACCTGGGAGGGGTGGTGAAAGCGGGCTCAGGCGGAGCCGCGGAACTTCTGCTTCAGGAGGCCGAGCTGTTCGGCCATCGTGTGGGTGAGCGAGATGCCGCCTGCCGCGGCGGCCGGTGGCTTGTCCCGCGGGCGCGGGGCGCGTTCCCGGCGCGGTTCGCGCCGCCGCGGCGGCGGCGCTTCGGGCTCGACGGCACGGCGCAGGGAGAGCGAGATGCGGCGCTTCTCGACATCCACCTGCAGCACCTTCACCTGCACTTCCTGTCCTGGGGTGACCACGTCCTGGGGCGCGGCGATGTGCTGATGCGAGAGCTCCGAGAGATGGACCAGGCCGTCCAAGCCCACAGGCAAATGGACGAAGGCGCCGAACGGCGCCAAGCGCACCACGGTGCCGGTGAGGACGTCGCCGGCATGCAGCTGCTCCTGCACTTGCGCCCAGGGATCGGGACCGAGATCCGCCAGCGCCAGGGCGATGCGCTCGCGCCGCGTGCCGGGATGCTCGATCTTGACGACGCGAACGCGCACCTTGCCGCCCACGGTGAGGATGGAGGCCGGGTCCTCGACGCGCGAGTGCCCCATGCGCGACACGTGCACCAGACCCTCCAAGCCACCCAGGTCGACGAAAGCGCCGAAGGGTTGCAAGCGCTTCACCACGCCCTCGACCTCGGCGCCTTCGCTCAGCTGCTTGCGCAGCTCCCGCGCTTGGGTCTTGGCTTCCTCCCGCAGCACGCTGCGGCGGGAGACCACGATGTTGCGCCCGTGATTCTCCCAACGCAGCACGCGGAAGGGGAGCGTCTTGCCCAGGTAGCTCTCGGGGGTGAGCACGAAGGCCACGTCGATCTGGGACAGGGGGCAGAAGGCGCGCACCCTGCCGATGCGGATCTCGAAGCCGCCCTTGTTCAGGGCTTGCACGGTGCCGGAGACGTTCGCCCGTTGCTCCAAGGCGAGCCGCAGCCGGGCGGCATCGAGGACGCCGCGCTTCTTCCCGAGGGTGAGCACGATGCCGTCGATGCAGGCGCCGACGGTGGAGGTGAAGCGGTCGCTCTCCCGCAAGAGGACGGTGCCGCTGCGATCGCGGATCTCCGCGGTGCGCAGGCGTGCCGGGGTCGGGCCAGCGAGCTCGACCAGCGTCTCTTCCTCACCGATGCTGACGACGCGGCCGCGGACGCGGTCTCCCACCTTGAGCGCTGGAGCGGCGGCGCTACTCGAGTCCTCGGAGGATGCTGCTGCGGCCGCGCTACTCGAGTCCTCGGAGGATGCTGCTGCGGCGGCGGTGTTGCTCGAGTCCGCGGGTGACGCTACCTCGGCGGCGGACTCGAGGGGTGCGGTGGCGGTGGGAGTGTCAGCGAGCGTCGTCGAGGGGGATTCGGTCGCGGCGGTTGCAGGAGGCGCATCGGCCGCGACGGTCTCTCCTGCGGTGACGACGTAGTCCACCTCGGTGGGCGCCGCCGGCGCAGCGGGCTCCTCGGCCACCTGTCCTGTCGTCTCCGTGGGCGACTCGGGCGTTGGTGACACGTCGAAATCTTGGGGCATCCGGACTCCTGCCTCGGGTGCGACGTCTCGGGTGGCCGAAGGCTAGGCGGGTAGCATAGCGCATCCCGCCCCGCCACCCAAGGGCTGGGCAGGGCGGCCGGGAGGTCGAGGTCGGGAGAAGACGGCACCCGTCCGCGGCCCGTTCGGCGCGCCGTGGGAGGCGGCGCCAAGCCCTCTGGCTATAATGGCGCGTGCGGCGCGCACCCGGCGCGCCCATGGCCACCGTGGGGAGCGCGCCCAACGATGTACCGGATCACCCGAGAACTGCATTTCTGCTACGGCCATCGCCTCCTGGACTACGACGGCAAGTGCTCCCACCTGCACGGACACAACGGCGTGGTGGTGCTCACCCTGGAAGCGCCGAGTCTCGACGCCCTGGGGATGGTGGCGGACTTCCAGGTGCTGCGCTCGAGCCTCGGCCAATGGCTGGACGAAACATTGGACCACCGGATGATCCTACGTCAGGAC
This window contains:
- a CDS encoding ATP-dependent RecD-like DNA helicase; translated protein: MRTDLFAPGASATLLEGVIERVVYADPGSGWTVASLQPQAGGAAVTLVGTLPGLRPGESVRLEGAWENDRRYGRQFRVRTFTSLPPTSAAAIEKYLASGLVRGVGPVLARRLVQHFDTSTLEVLEREPERLSEVRGLGKMRAAAIRAAWQEQRHLQEIALFLQAHDLGSHYALRLFRAYGAGAVEVLRQDPYRLAQEVTGIGFRSADHVARALGLPLDAEPRLEAGVLHVLDRATDEGHCFLPRPALVMRTTQLLAEASAAAGETPVPASLVEPAVDALAGRGALVLESEGNEVAVYTPRLHDLERRCARALQALLLQAPPAPAAAADLMAELEAKAGLSLSKSQRQAVLAALISRLLVITGGPGTGKTTLVRVLLDLVERLRLRGVLCAPTGRAAKRLAAASGREASTLHRLLEWNPREARFLRAASRPLDGDVFVVDETSMVDLPLLHHLLQALPPQSRLLCVGDADQLPSVGPGATLADLLASGCVPVVQLRELFRQDEKSLIVHNAHRIRRGEPPDLPPPGQRADFVHIERQTPASILATLRQLVCERLPASLGVEAEKSIQVLTPMNRGALGTVALNAALQEWLNPHGTTVGATALRVGDKVMQVRNNYDLDVFNGDQGRIIAVDEKKRQVLVHFDERAVHYDFEALHELAPAYAMTVHKAQGSEYPVVVLVLHAQHHVMLQRNLLYTAVTRARRQVVLVGQRRALHTALSNARRQDRHTRLGLRLRALLEERPLAPG
- a CDS encoding S1 RNA-binding domain-containing protein, producing MPQDFDVSPTPESPTETTGQVAEEPAAPAAPTEVDYVVTAGETVAADAPPATAATESPSTTLADTPTATAPLESAAEVASPADSSNTAAAAASSEDSSSAAAAASSEDSSSAAAPALKVGDRVRGRVVSIGEEETLVELAGPTPARLRTAEIRDRSGTVLLRESDRFTSTVGACIDGIVLTLGKKRGVLDAARLRLALEQRANVSGTVQALNKGGFEIRIGRVRAFCPLSQIDVAFVLTPESYLGKTLPFRVLRWENHGRNIVVSRRSVLREEAKTQARELRKQLSEGAEVEGVVKRLQPFGAFVDLGGLEGLVHVSRMGHSRVEDPASILTVGGKVRVRVVKIEHPGTRRERIALALADLGPDPWAQVQEQLHAGDVLTGTVVRLAPFGAFVHLPVGLDGLVHLSELSHQHIAAPQDVVTPGQEVQVKVLQVDVEKRRISLSLRRAVEPEAPPPRRREPRRERAPRPRDKPPAAAAGGISLTHTMAEQLGLLKQKFRGSA
- a CDS encoding radical SAM protein yields the protein MRKLTVYEKVEATRKYIYNRVHGRPMLASIEMTKHCNAGCDFCDDWKTRYSPKLGDVTDMARRLNPIVLAITGGEPLLEKRLPQIIRDVKATHGFIYIYVITNGSLLTEAKALELFAAGLDQLNISLNYLDERQDEERKLPGLLTHIMDIIPKMAARGHRMAANTVIMRENLDQILPIARQMQAWNADVSLSCYTDFKNGNREHWFSPEQRATLEKLVVDLIAHKKRYGNISNSRFYLERIVPYFTNGAGIAGCKAGNGFVQLTPDGQVRQCADFAPFVDYKEYRGMEPTPCTRCWYSCRGEAEASLTLERVLEYWRIS
- a CDS encoding 6-carboxytetrahydropterin synthase, whose translation is MYRITRELHFCYGHRLLDYDGKCSHLHGHNGVVVLTLEAPSLDALGMVADFQVLRSSLGQWLDETLDHRMILRQDDPAAPGLLALGEPLRLVPFNPTAENLARFVFDRARELGLPVCEVRFVETPTCWATFAP